The following are encoded in a window of Streptomyces sp. SAT1 genomic DNA:
- a CDS encoding DNA polymerase III subunit delta' yields the protein MSVWDDLVGQEKVGEQLGAAARDADALVTAVTSGTAPPEASRMTHAWLFTGPPGAGVVQTARAFAAALQCVSPDRALGGTPGCGFCDGCHTALIGTHADVSTVAAVGTQILADDMRDTVRKSFTSPANGRWQVILVEDAERLNEKSANAVLKAVEEPAPRTVWLLCAPSIEDVLPTIRSRCRHLNLRTPSVDAVADMLVRRDGVEPGVAAAAARATQGHVDRARRLATDPAARERRATVLRLPLRLDDIGGCLKAAQELVDAAADDAKALAEETDVKETEELKAALGAAQGGRLPRGTAGVMKDLEDKQKRRRTRTQRDSLDLALTDLTALYRDVLALQLGSRVAIANADVEDTLDRVARGSTPESTLRRIEAIAACREALDRNVAPLLAVEAMTMALRAG from the coding sequence ATGAGCGTGTGGGACGACCTCGTCGGGCAGGAGAAGGTCGGCGAACAGCTGGGCGCCGCCGCCCGGGACGCCGACGCCCTGGTGACGGCGGTCACCTCCGGCACCGCACCGCCGGAGGCGTCGAGGATGACGCACGCGTGGCTGTTCACCGGGCCGCCCGGCGCGGGGGTCGTCCAGACGGCGCGGGCCTTCGCCGCCGCGCTCCAGTGCGTCAGCCCGGACCGCGCCCTCGGCGGGACCCCCGGCTGCGGCTTCTGCGACGGCTGCCACACAGCGCTGATCGGTACGCACGCCGACGTCTCCACGGTCGCCGCGGTCGGCACCCAGATTCTCGCCGACGACATGCGGGACACCGTCCGCAAGTCGTTCACCTCACCCGCCAACGGCCGCTGGCAGGTGATCCTGGTCGAGGACGCCGAGCGGCTGAACGAGAAGTCGGCCAACGCCGTCCTGAAGGCCGTCGAGGAACCGGCTCCCCGGACGGTGTGGCTGCTGTGCGCTCCCTCCATCGAGGACGTCCTGCCCACGATCCGCTCCCGCTGCCGCCACCTGAACCTGCGCACCCCCTCGGTGGACGCCGTGGCCGACATGCTCGTACGCCGGGACGGCGTCGAACCCGGCGTCGCCGCCGCGGCCGCCCGTGCCACCCAGGGGCACGTCGACCGGGCCCGCCGCCTGGCCACCGACCCGGCCGCGCGCGAGCGCCGCGCCACCGTGCTGCGGCTGCCGCTCCGCCTCGACGACATCGGCGGCTGCCTCAAGGCCGCCCAGGAACTGGTCGACGCCGCGGCGGACGACGCGAAGGCGCTCGCGGAGGAGACGGACGTCAAGGAGACCGAGGAGCTGAAGGCGGCGCTGGGCGCGGCCCAGGGCGGCCGGCTGCCGCGCGGTACGGCGGGTGTGATGAAGGACCTGGAGGACAAGCAGAAGCGCCGCCGCACCCGTACGCAGCGCGACAGCCTCGACCTCGCGCTGACCGACCTGACCGCCCTCTACCGCGACGTCCTCGCCCTCCAGCTCGGCTCGCGGGTGGCGATCGCCAACGCGGACGTGGAGGACACCCTGGACCGGGTCGCCCGGGGCAGCACCCCGGAGTCCACGCTGCGCCGCATAGAAGCGATCGCCGCCTGCCGCGAGGCCCTCGACCGCAATGTGGCCCCGCTGCTCGCGGTGGAGGCGATGACGATGGCCCTGAGGGCAGGCTGA